From Pseudomonas alcaligenes, a single genomic window includes:
- a CDS encoding ABC transporter ATP-binding protein, producing MSYLSIRGLHKSYGDTPIFSDINCEIGKGEFVTLLGPSGCGKSTLLRCIAGLTEVDGGQILLDGQDLVPLSPQKRDIGMVFQSYALFPNMTAAQNVAFGLRMQKVSKEESAQRVQDALAMVELGDFAARYPHQLSGGQCQRVALARSLVTRPRLLLLDEPLSALDARIRKLLREQIRSIQQTLGLTTIFVTHDQEEALTMSDRIFLMNAGKIVQSGDAETLYTAPVDAFAAGFIGNYNLLDADAASRLLQRPVQGRIAIRPEAIQLGAQGGIEAEVRGHSLLGNVIRYRVEAHGVELVVDVLNRCGDNLHGKGQRIGLSIDSSAIREVA from the coding sequence ATGAGTTACCTGAGTATCCGCGGCCTGCACAAAAGCTACGGCGACACACCGATCTTCAGCGACATCAACTGCGAGATCGGCAAGGGCGAGTTCGTCACCCTGCTCGGCCCTTCCGGCTGCGGCAAATCCACCCTGCTGCGCTGCATCGCCGGCCTCACCGAAGTCGACGGCGGGCAGATCCTCCTCGACGGCCAGGATCTGGTGCCGCTGTCGCCGCAGAAGCGCGACATCGGCATGGTGTTCCAGAGCTACGCGCTATTCCCCAACATGACCGCTGCACAGAACGTCGCCTTCGGCCTGCGCATGCAGAAGGTCAGCAAGGAAGAAAGCGCCCAGCGTGTGCAGGACGCCCTGGCCATGGTCGAACTGGGCGACTTCGCCGCACGCTACCCGCACCAGCTGTCCGGCGGCCAGTGCCAGCGCGTGGCCCTGGCCCGCTCGCTGGTCACCCGCCCGCGCCTGCTGCTGCTCGACGAGCCGCTGTCGGCGCTGGATGCGCGCATCCGCAAACTCCTGCGCGAGCAGATCCGCAGCATCCAGCAAACCCTTGGCCTGACCACCATCTTCGTCACCCACGATCAGGAAGAGGCGCTGACCATGAGCGACCGCATCTTCCTGATGAACGCCGGCAAGATCGTCCAGAGCGGCGATGCCGAAACCCTCTACACCGCTCCGGTGGATGCCTTTGCCGCCGGCTTCATCGGCAACTACAACCTGCTCGACGCCGACGCCGCCAGCCGCCTGCTGCAACGCCCGGTGCAGGGCCGTATCGCCATCCGCCCGGAAGCCATCCAGCTCGGCGCCCAGGGTGGCATCGAGGCCGAGGTACGCGGCCACAGCCTGCTCGGCAATGTCATCCGCTACCGCGTTGAGGCCCACGGTGTGGAACTGGTGGTGGATGTGCTCAACCGCTGCGGCGACAATCTGCACGGCAAGGGCCAACGCATCGGCCTGAGCATCGACAGCAGCGCAATCCGGGAGGTGGCTTGA
- a CDS encoding sel1 repeat family protein has protein sequence MLWRIRARCGYWLARRLLGWGWLVRQPRAWAWMQGQYARMAALGDVPAQSFYGHLLLFRGHGLGAREEGLRLLREAAKAGDGKAAYQVGQSALVGDTRQAADAAEAARWWQLAAAAGHPLAAQRLARLYREGGPGLAADAQLAEQFARQASALGL, from the coding sequence ATGCTCTGGCGTATCCGGGCCCGCTGCGGCTACTGGCTGGCACGGCGCCTGCTGGGCTGGGGCTGGCTGGTGCGCCAGCCGCGGGCCTGGGCCTGGATGCAGGGGCAGTACGCGCGCATGGCTGCCTTGGGTGATGTGCCGGCGCAAAGTTTCTACGGTCATCTGCTGCTGTTTCGCGGCCACGGCCTGGGGGCTCGCGAGGAAGGCCTGCGCCTGCTGCGTGAGGCGGCCAAGGCTGGCGATGGCAAGGCCGCTTACCAGGTCGGGCAGTCTGCCCTGGTCGGGGACACCCGCCAGGCAGCGGATGCCGCCGAAGCGGCGCGCTGGTGGCAGCTGGCCGCCGCGGCTGGCCATCCCCTGGCGGCACAAAGACTGGCCCGGCTCTACCGCGAAGGTGGCCCTGGCCTGGCAGCTGACGCACAACTGGCCGAGCAGTTCGCCCGCCAGGCCAGCGCCCTGGGGCTGTGA
- a CDS encoding NAD(P)H-quinone oxidoreductase, producing MKALQGVEGHLEWGNRPSPACDVGQVRIRVAAAGLNRADLLQRAGLYPPPPGASDILGLECSGVISEVGAGSAWKVGDRVCSLLAGGGMAEEVVVDASHVLPVPEGLSLAEAAALPEVYATAWLNLYQLAGLKPGERVLLHAGASGVGSAAIQLCKAFGNPCWVSVGSAERLAYCEALGAQGGALRGESLESLRDLGPFDVILDPVGANYAELNLQLLARDGRWVNIGLMGGSKAQLDMALLLGKRIQLIGSTLRNRDEQFKADLLADLGRQVWPLFTEGRLKPQLEQSFAASDAEAAFAALASNQVSGKLVLLLDESLA from the coding sequence ATGAAGGCATTGCAAGGCGTTGAAGGGCACTTGGAGTGGGGTAACAGGCCGAGTCCTGCGTGTGATGTGGGCCAAGTCCGTATTCGGGTGGCCGCCGCCGGGCTGAACCGCGCTGATCTGCTGCAGCGCGCCGGTCTGTATCCGCCGCCGCCGGGGGCCAGCGACATTCTCGGCCTGGAGTGCTCCGGGGTGATCAGCGAGGTCGGCGCGGGCAGTGCCTGGAAGGTTGGCGACCGGGTCTGCAGCCTGCTCGCCGGCGGTGGTATGGCCGAGGAAGTGGTGGTCGATGCCAGCCATGTGCTGCCGGTGCCGGAAGGGTTGTCGCTGGCCGAGGCGGCGGCGCTGCCGGAGGTCTACGCCACCGCCTGGCTCAACCTGTACCAGTTGGCTGGGCTGAAGCCCGGCGAGAGGGTGCTGTTGCACGCCGGTGCCAGCGGCGTCGGCTCGGCGGCGATCCAGCTGTGCAAGGCCTTTGGCAATCCGTGCTGGGTCAGCGTCGGTTCGGCCGAGCGCCTGGCCTACTGCGAGGCGCTCGGTGCCCAGGGTGGTGCGTTGCGCGGCGAAAGCCTGGAGAGCCTGCGCGACCTGGGGCCATTCGACGTGATCCTCGACCCGGTCGGTGCCAACTACGCCGAGCTCAACCTGCAGTTGCTGGCGCGCGACGGACGCTGGGTGAATATCGGCCTGATGGGCGGCAGCAAGGCGCAGCTGGACATGGCGCTGCTGCTGGGCAAGCGCATCCAGCTGATCGGCTCGACCCTGCGCAACCGCGACGAGCAGTTCAAGGCCGACCTGCTGGCCGACCTGGGGCGCCAGGTCTGGCCGCTGTTCACCGAGGGTCGGCTCAAGCCGCAGCTGGAGCAGAGCTTCGCTGCCAGCGATGCCGAGGCCGCGTTTGCCGCGCTGGCGAGCAACCAGGTATCCGGCAAGCTGGTGCTGCTGCTCGACGAAAGCCTGGCGTAG
- a CDS encoding HAD family phosphatase, whose translation MPLAIFDLDETLIHGDCASLWAQHMADIQWVDGESFLQREQELMALYSQGKLAMEDYMAYTLSPLVGRTEEEIEFVVGPFVEDVIEPIIYSDAMRCLAQHRAAGDRLLVISASAHFLVSAIAERLGIEEVLAIDTEQQHGCYSGKTRGVLTYREGKVTRLHEWLAAEGESLDGAHFYSDSRNDLPLLALVPHPHAVNPDPTLRAHAEQAGWEILAWK comes from the coding sequence ATGCCCCTGGCGATATTCGATCTTGATGAAACCCTGATCCACGGCGACTGTGCCTCACTCTGGGCGCAGCACATGGCCGACATCCAGTGGGTCGACGGCGAGTCGTTCCTGCAGCGCGAGCAGGAGCTGATGGCGCTTTACTCCCAAGGCAAGCTGGCTATGGAAGACTACATGGCCTACACCCTGTCACCACTGGTGGGGCGCACCGAGGAGGAAATCGAGTTCGTCGTCGGCCCCTTCGTCGAGGATGTCATCGAGCCGATCATCTACAGCGACGCCATGCGCTGCCTGGCCCAACATCGCGCGGCAGGCGATCGCCTGCTGGTAATCTCCGCCTCGGCGCACTTCCTGGTCAGCGCCATCGCCGAGCGCCTCGGGATAGAGGAAGTGCTGGCCATCGACACCGAACAGCAGCACGGCTGCTACAGCGGCAAGACCCGTGGCGTGCTGACCTACCGCGAAGGCAAGGTGACCCGCCTGCACGAGTGGCTGGCGGCCGAGGGTGAAAGCCTGGACGGCGCGCACTTCTACTCCGACTCGCGCAACGACCTGCCGCTGCTAGCCCTGGTGCCGCACCCGCACGCGGTCAACCCGGATCCGACCCTGCGCGCCCATGCCGAGCAGGCGGGGTGGGAAATCCTCGCCTGGAAATGA
- a CDS encoding ABC transporter permease, with the protein MSRTEAKPAALYHRVVVWLLFLILLLPLAGTLVYSLSTSWSATILPDGLTLKWYLALWSDVRFLAAFGQSLLVCFGALLLASVLILPLLFVVHYHFPRLDGLMNILILLPFAVPPVVSSVGLLQVYGSGPLAMVGTPWILIGCYFTVALPFMYRAITNNLQAINLRDLMDAAHLLGASTWQAAFLVVLPNLRKGLMVSLFLSFSFLFGEFVFANLLVGTRYETLQVYLNNMKNSSGHFNSALVISYFFFVLVFTWAASRLNKDKA; encoded by the coding sequence ATGTCGCGCACTGAAGCCAAGCCGGCGGCGCTGTATCACCGCGTGGTGGTCTGGCTGCTGTTCCTGATCCTGCTGCTGCCGCTGGCCGGCACCCTGGTCTACTCGCTGTCCACCAGTTGGTCGGCGACCATCCTGCCGGACGGTCTGACCCTCAAGTGGTACCTGGCGCTATGGAGCGACGTCCGTTTCCTCGCTGCCTTCGGCCAGTCGCTGCTGGTGTGCTTCGGCGCCCTGCTGCTGGCCAGCGTGCTGATCCTGCCGCTGCTGTTCGTGGTGCATTACCACTTCCCGCGCCTGGACGGGCTGATGAACATCCTCATCCTGCTGCCGTTCGCCGTGCCGCCGGTGGTGTCCTCTGTCGGCCTGCTGCAGGTCTACGGCTCGGGCCCGCTGGCGATGGTCGGCACGCCGTGGATTCTGATCGGCTGCTACTTCACCGTGGCCCTGCCGTTCATGTACCGGGCCATCACCAACAACCTGCAGGCGATCAACCTGCGCGACCTGATGGACGCCGCCCACCTGCTCGGCGCCAGCACCTGGCAGGCGGCCTTCCTGGTGGTGCTGCCCAACCTGCGCAAGGGCCTGATGGTCTCGCTGTTCCTCTCCTTCAGCTTCCTGTTCGGCGAGTTCGTCTTCGCCAACCTGCTGGTCGGCACGCGCTACGAGACCCTGCAGGTGTACCTGAACAACATGAAAAACAGCAGCGGCCACTTCAACAGCGCGCTGGTGATTTCCTACTTCTTCTTCGTACTGGTCTTCACCTGGGCGGCCAGCCGCCTGAACAAGGACAAAGCATGA
- a CDS encoding UTRA domain-containing protein has protein sequence MRDEAPRTVTAICRALLEQIEHGLLPQGGKLPAERKLSELFETTRITLREALGQLEAEGLIYREERRGWFVSPLRLNYNPLVRSHFHAMVREQGRQPSTEVLSARLMPASPQICEKLELPALSAVLQIRRARRIDGRLVLYVEHYLNPAYFPGLLDFDLTASLTELYASEYGIRYGRVGFDILPTALPVEAALSLKAAPGSPALCITRVNRDQHGRIIDCDLEYWRHDAVRVSVEVPD, from the coding sequence ATGCGCGACGAAGCGCCCCGTACCGTCACGGCCATCTGCCGCGCCCTGCTCGAACAGATCGAGCACGGCCTGCTGCCCCAGGGCGGCAAGCTGCCGGCCGAGCGCAAGCTCAGTGAGCTGTTCGAGACCACCCGCATCACCCTGCGCGAGGCGCTGGGCCAGCTGGAGGCCGAAGGGCTGATCTACCGCGAGGAACGGCGTGGCTGGTTCGTCTCGCCGCTGCGGCTGAACTACAACCCGCTGGTGCGCAGCCACTTCCACGCCATGGTGCGCGAGCAGGGGCGGCAGCCATCCACCGAAGTGCTGAGCGCGCGGCTGATGCCGGCGTCGCCGCAGATCTGCGAGAAGCTGGAGCTGCCGGCGCTGTCGGCGGTGCTGCAGATCAGGCGGGCGCGGCGCATCGACGGGCGCCTGGTGCTGTACGTCGAGCATTACCTCAACCCGGCGTATTTCCCGGGCCTGCTGGACTTCGACCTGACCGCCTCGCTGACCGAGCTGTATGCCAGCGAATACGGCATCCGCTATGGCCGGGTGGGTTTCGACATCCTGCCTACGGCACTGCCGGTGGAGGCGGCGTTGAGCCTCAAGGCCGCGCCGGGCAGCCCGGCGCTTTGTATCACCCGGGTCAACCGCGACCAGCACGGGCGGATCATCGACTGCGATCTGGAGTACTGGCGCCATGACGCCGTGCGGGTCAGCGTCGAAGTGCCGGATTGA
- a CDS encoding ABC transporter permease, whose amino-acid sequence MTAGKPGVLRGKWLALLCLLPFAVFFIAFQIAPLVWVAVHSLRVGDSWGLGNFAKAFGSKFYLQAIEHSLQIAFWSSLFGILIAVLGSYSLRQVDSKLRDFVMAFSNMTSNFAGVPLAFAFIIILGFNGALTLLLKQAGLIEDFNLYSKTGLIVLYTYFQIPLGVLLLYPAFDALREDWRESAALLGAGTWEFWRHIGLPVLTPALLGTFVILLANALGAYATVYALTTGNFNVLPIRIAAMVAGDISLNPDMASALAMLLVGLMVVITAVHQWLLKRSYHVAH is encoded by the coding sequence GTGACAGCTGGCAAACCCGGCGTACTGCGCGGCAAATGGCTGGCCCTGTTGTGCCTGCTGCCATTCGCCGTCTTCTTCATCGCCTTCCAGATCGCCCCGCTGGTGTGGGTCGCCGTGCACAGCCTGCGCGTCGGCGACAGCTGGGGCCTGGGCAATTTCGCCAAGGCCTTCGGCTCCAAGTTCTACCTGCAGGCCATCGAGCACAGCCTGCAGATCGCCTTCTGGTCGAGCCTGTTCGGCATCCTCATCGCCGTGCTTGGCAGCTACTCGCTGCGCCAGGTGGACTCGAAGCTGCGCGACTTCGTCATGGCCTTTTCCAACATGACCAGCAACTTCGCCGGGGTGCCGCTGGCCTTCGCCTTCATCATCATCCTCGGTTTCAACGGCGCGCTGACCCTGCTGCTCAAGCAGGCCGGACTGATCGAGGACTTCAACCTGTACTCCAAGACCGGGCTGATCGTGCTCTACACCTACTTCCAGATCCCCCTCGGCGTGCTGTTGCTCTACCCGGCCTTCGACGCCCTGCGCGAGGACTGGCGCGAGTCCGCCGCGCTGCTCGGTGCCGGCACCTGGGAGTTCTGGCGGCATATCGGCCTGCCGGTACTGACCCCGGCGCTGCTCGGCACCTTCGTCATCCTGCTGGCCAATGCCCTGGGCGCCTACGCCACGGTGTATGCGCTGACCACCGGCAACTTCAACGTGCTGCCGATCCGCATCGCCGCCATGGTCGCCGGCGACATCAGCCTCAACCCGGACATGGCCAGCGCCCTGGCCATGCTGCTGGTCGGCCTGATGGTGGTGATCACCGCCGTGCACCAGTGGCTGCTGAAGAGGAGCTACCATGTCGCGCACTGA
- a CDS encoding bifunctional diguanylate cyclase/phosphodiesterase, which produces MTVTEQLSALGLILAHGDLHSLFQPIVSLSERRILGYEALTRGPSNSPLHAPIALFSVARNAGRLSELELAARKSACRRFRELQLDGKLFLNVSPESLLEPSHQPGRTLRLLQDLGISPDQVVIELTEQAPIDDFSLLDTALHHYRAMGFSIALDDLGAGYSSLRLWSELRPDYVKIDRHFIDGIHLDAVKREFVGSILKMAKASRAQVIAEGIELVEELAVLTEMGVDLVQGYLLSRPLEQPPRDAHKLLPRLESTATALSEDNTDLSALLNEQLAVSQATATAEVLEAFRAQANLNSLAVLDEQDQPVGIVHRHSLSEALLKPFATDLFARKPISRLMSSDFLAVDIGQSLQQVSRLLTSRARQRMEEDFIITQHGRYRGLGRVIDVLKLITERKIQQARHANPLTLLPGNVPIQQCLSRLLQQGREAVVCYVDIDSFKPFNDLYGYAKGDEVLLCLAQCLSERVDPSRDFVGHIGGDDFLLVLGSADWRKRLNHLLEDFQGQCRRFYRDEHLQAGCFVAHNRQGRREEFPLLSLSIGVVHLHPQSCAQLDASQLAGLASEAKRHAKAIPGYSLHILDSLSLSA; this is translated from the coding sequence ATGACCGTCACCGAGCAGTTGAGCGCACTGGGTCTGATCCTCGCTCACGGCGACTTGCACAGCCTGTTCCAACCCATAGTCTCGCTCTCCGAGCGACGCATCCTCGGCTACGAGGCCCTGACCCGCGGCCCGTCCAACAGCCCGCTGCACGCTCCCATCGCCCTGTTCAGCGTGGCGCGCAATGCCGGGCGCCTGAGCGAGCTGGAACTGGCCGCGCGCAAGAGCGCCTGCCGGCGTTTCCGCGAGCTGCAACTGGACGGCAAGCTGTTCCTCAACGTCTCGCCGGAATCCCTACTGGAACCCAGCCACCAGCCGGGGCGCACCCTGCGCCTGCTGCAGGATCTCGGCATCAGCCCGGATCAGGTGGTGATCGAGCTGACCGAACAGGCGCCGATCGATGACTTCAGCCTGCTCGACACGGCCCTGCACCACTATCGCGCCATGGGCTTCTCCATCGCCCTCGACGACCTCGGCGCCGGCTACTCCAGCCTGCGCCTGTGGTCGGAGCTGCGCCCGGACTATGTGAAGATCGACCGCCACTTCATCGACGGCATTCACCTGGATGCGGTCAAGCGCGAGTTCGTCGGCTCGATCCTGAAGATGGCCAAGGCCTCGCGCGCCCAGGTGATCGCCGAAGGCATCGAACTGGTGGAAGAGCTGGCCGTGCTCACCGAGATGGGCGTGGATCTGGTGCAGGGCTACCTGCTCAGCCGCCCGCTGGAGCAGCCGCCGCGCGATGCGCACAAGCTGCTGCCGCGCCTGGAAAGCACTGCTACGGCGCTCAGCGAAGACAACACCGACCTCAGTGCCCTGCTCAACGAGCAACTGGCAGTGAGCCAGGCCACCGCCACCGCCGAGGTGCTGGAAGCCTTCCGCGCCCAGGCCAACCTCAACTCCCTGGCGGTGCTCGACGAACAGGATCAGCCGGTCGGCATCGTGCACCGCCACTCGCTCTCCGAGGCGCTGCTCAAGCCCTTCGCCACCGACCTGTTCGCGCGCAAGCCGATCAGCCGACTGATGAGCAGCGACTTCCTCGCCGTGGATATCGGCCAGTCACTGCAGCAGGTCAGCCGCCTGCTCACCAGCCGCGCCCGGCAACGCATGGAGGAAGACTTCATCATCACCCAGCACGGCCGTTACCGTGGCCTCGGCCGGGTGATCGACGTGCTCAAGCTGATCACCGAGCGCAAGATCCAGCAGGCCCGCCACGCCAATCCGCTGACCCTGCTACCGGGCAACGTGCCGATCCAGCAGTGCCTTAGCCGCCTGTTGCAGCAGGGGCGCGAGGCGGTGGTGTGCTACGTGGATATCGACAGCTTCAAGCCGTTCAATGACCTCTACGGCTACGCCAAGGGCGACGAGGTGCTGCTGTGCCTGGCGCAGTGCCTGAGCGAACGGGTCGACCCCAGCCGCGACTTCGTCGGCCATATCGGCGGCGACGACTTCCTGCTGGTACTGGGCTCGGCGGACTGGCGCAAGCGCCTCAACCACCTGCTGGAAGACTTCCAGGGCCAGTGCCGGCGCTTCTACCGTGACGAACATCTGCAGGCCGGCTGCTTTGTCGCCCACAACCGCCAGGGCCGGCGCGAGGAGTTCCCGCTGCTGTCACTGTCGATCGGCGTGGTGCACCTGCATCCGCAGAGCTGTGCGCAGCTCGATGCCAGCCAACTGGCCGGCCTGGCCTCGGAAGCCAAGCGCCACGCCAAGGCGATTCCCGGCTACAGCCTGCATATTCTCGACAGCCTCAGTCTGTCGGCCTGA
- a CDS encoding alkaline phosphatase family protein, giving the protein MKHKVILVVLDGLNYQVARHALGHLQAYCGAGRAALYQLDCELPALSRPLYECIMTGVAPIDSGIVHNDVVRLSNQRSIFHYARTAGLTTAAAAYHWMSELYNHAPFDAARDRHTSNPTLPIQHGHFYYADHYPDSHLFADAEHLRQRHNPDFLLVHPMNIDDAGHKHGLDSPQYRNSARVADLLLAEYLQRWLDAGYQVLVTADHGMNNDRSHNGLLPEEREVPLFVVGDAFSRNPAALPRQTELCGTVCTLLGAAHDKPWCKELLK; this is encoded by the coding sequence ATGAAGCACAAAGTCATCCTGGTGGTGCTCGACGGCCTCAACTATCAGGTGGCCCGGCACGCCCTCGGCCATCTGCAGGCCTACTGCGGAGCCGGACGCGCCGCGCTGTACCAGCTCGACTGCGAGCTGCCGGCCCTGTCGCGGCCGCTCTACGAATGCATCATGACCGGCGTGGCGCCGATCGACAGCGGCATCGTGCACAACGACGTGGTGCGCCTGTCCAACCAGCGCAGCATCTTCCACTACGCCCGCACGGCTGGCCTGACCACCGCTGCCGCGGCCTATCACTGGATGAGCGAGCTGTATAACCACGCGCCCTTCGATGCCGCCCGCGACCGTCACACCAGCAACCCGACCCTGCCGATCCAGCATGGTCACTTCTACTACGCCGACCACTACCCGGACTCGCACCTGTTCGCCGACGCGGAGCACCTGCGCCAGCGGCACAACCCGGACTTCCTCCTGGTGCACCCGATGAACATCGACGACGCCGGGCACAAGCACGGCCTCGACTCGCCGCAATACCGCAACAGCGCACGCGTCGCCGACCTGTTGCTGGCCGAATACCTGCAACGCTGGCTCGACGCCGGCTACCAGGTACTGGTGACCGCCGACCACGGCATGAACAACGACCGCTCGCACAACGGCCTGCTACCCGAAGAGCGCGAAGTGCCGCTGTTCGTGGTCGGCGATGCCTTCAGCCGCAATCCCGCCGCCCTGCCGCGGCAGACCGAGCTGTGCGGCACCGTCTGCACCCTGCTCGGCGCGGCCCACGACAAACCCTGGTGCAAGGAACTGCTCAAGTGA
- a CDS encoding ABC transporter substrate-binding protein, which produces MKRLLLASLMGSAIILGNQAMANEDVKSLEQAARKEGAVNSVGMPDSWANWKDTWVDLGKLYGLKHMDTDMSSAQEIAKFAAEKDNATADIGDVGAAFGPIAVQQGVTQPYKPTTWEQIPAWAKDQDGHWMLAYTGSIAFIVNKQLVKDVPHSWADLKKGKYKVAIGDVSAAAQAVNGVLAAAIANGGDEKNIQPGLDFFAEIAKQGRLGLSNPTIQTLEKGEVEVGVVWDFNGLSYRDQIDPSRFEVLIPSDGSVISGYTTVINKYAKNPNAAKLAREYILSDAGQINLAKGNARPIRAEHLTLPAEVQAKLLPNAQYAKVQPIKDAAAWEATSKALPQLWQENVIIEMQ; this is translated from the coding sequence ATGAAACGCCTGCTGCTGGCTTCACTGATGGGATCGGCCATTATTCTGGGTAACCAGGCCATGGCCAACGAGGATGTTAAGAGCCTGGAACAAGCCGCCCGCAAGGAAGGCGCCGTCAACAGCGTCGGCATGCCGGACAGCTGGGCCAACTGGAAGGACACCTGGGTCGACCTGGGCAAGCTCTACGGCCTCAAGCACATGGACACCGACATGAGCTCGGCGCAGGAAATCGCCAAGTTCGCCGCCGAGAAAGACAACGCCACCGCCGATATCGGTGACGTCGGCGCCGCCTTCGGCCCCATCGCCGTGCAGCAGGGCGTGACCCAGCCTTACAAACCGACCACCTGGGAGCAGATCCCGGCCTGGGCCAAGGATCAGGACGGCCACTGGATGCTGGCCTACACCGGTTCCATCGCCTTTATCGTCAACAAGCAGCTGGTCAAGGACGTGCCGCACTCCTGGGCCGACCTGAAGAAGGGCAAGTACAAGGTCGCCATCGGTGACGTCAGCGCCGCCGCCCAGGCGGTCAACGGCGTGCTGGCTGCCGCCATCGCCAACGGCGGTGACGAGAAGAACATCCAGCCGGGCCTGGACTTCTTCGCCGAGATCGCCAAGCAGGGCCGCCTGGGCCTGTCCAACCCGACCATCCAGACCCTGGAAAAAGGCGAAGTGGAAGTCGGCGTGGTCTGGGACTTCAACGGTCTCTCCTACCGCGACCAGATCGACCCGAGCCGCTTCGAGGTGCTGATCCCGTCCGATGGTTCGGTGATCTCCGGCTACACCACGGTGATCAACAAGTACGCCAAGAACCCGAACGCCGCCAAGCTGGCCCGCGAGTACATTCTGAGCGACGCCGGGCAGATCAACCTGGCCAAAGGCAACGCCCGCCCGATCCGCGCCGAGCACCTGACCCTGCCGGCCGAAGTGCAGGCCAAGCTGCTGCCGAACGCGCAGTACGCCAAGGTGCAGCCGATCAAGGATGCCGCCGCCTGGGAAGCCACCTCGAAAGCGCTGCCACAGCTGTGGCAGGAAAACGTGATCATCGAGATGCAGTGA
- a CDS encoding helix-turn-helix transcriptional regulator produces MSVQVITRNGEPEYAVLPWSEYQALLQAADQGQCEVAELTDSVAAFSELANLREARGMSQADLARAVGISPHYLNLFESGERVPDGAVLRALGRVLGVASWEQAS; encoded by the coding sequence ATGAGTGTGCAAGTGATCACCCGCAACGGTGAGCCCGAATATGCGGTATTACCCTGGAGCGAGTACCAGGCCCTGTTACAAGCTGCCGATCAAGGCCAGTGCGAGGTCGCAGAGCTGACAGACAGCGTGGCGGCCTTCAGTGAGCTGGCCAACCTGCGCGAAGCGCGGGGCATGTCCCAGGCCGACCTGGCGCGTGCGGTAGGGATCAGCCCGCACTACCTCAATCTGTTCGAGAGCGGCGAGCGTGTCCCCGACGGCGCTGTGCTGCGCGCCCTGGGACGAGTGCTCGGCGTGGCATCCTGGGAGCAGGCTTCTTGA